In Ascochyta rabiei chromosome 11, complete sequence, the following are encoded in one genomic region:
- a CDS encoding ADP-ribosylation factor protein 3: MYHLFKSIYLHATSKEEYSVLLLGLDNAGKTTLLEQIKASYTPSHPNLKTVPTVGQNTITLALPPPNPPIYLKLWDVGGQHSLRGLWQSYYASCHAIVFVIDSSDVGNATLSDLAEGTAVDDGGRLDECRAVLEGILGNEDTSGVPVLVLANKQDREDCVEVVRIKEGFVRKVFEGGKGGNVRDSRVLPCSALTGTGVVEAVEWLCSRMMGNKESRPPVMR, encoded by the exons ATGTACCACCTTTTCAAATCAATCTACCTGCACGCGACTAGCAAAGAAG AGTACTCGGTCCTGCTCCTCGGCCTCGACAACGCGGGCAAGACGACGCTCCTGGAACAAATCAAAGCCTCGTACACGCCCTCGCACCCGAACCTGAAAACGGTGCCCACCGTCGGCCAAAACACCATCACGCTCGCTCTTCCCCCGCCCAACCCGCCCATCTACCTCAAGCTGTGGGACGTCGGCGGCCAGCATAGCCTGAGAGGGTTGTGGCAGAGCTACTACGCCTCGTGCCACGCGATTGTGTTCGTCATCGACAGCAGCGACGTTGGTAATGCGACGCTGTCGGACCTCGCCGAAGGCACCGCAGTCGATGATGGAGGCCGGCTGGACGAGTGCCGCGCCGTACTCGAGGGGATCCTGGGGAATGAGGACACGAGCGGGGTGCCGGTGTTGGTGCTTGCGAACAAGCAGGATCGCGAGGACTGCGTTGAGGTGGTGCGAATTAAAGAGGGGTTCGTGCGGAAGGTGTTTGAGGGCGGCAAAGGGGGGAATGTGAGGGATAGTCGCGTGCTGCCTTGCTCTGCGCTTACCGGTACTGGCGTTGTTGAGGCGGTCGAGTGGCTGTGTAGTCGTATGATGGGGAACAAGGAGAGCAGGCCGCCGGTTATGCGGTAG
- a CDS encoding 3-isopropylmalate dehydrogenase, whose amino-acid sequence MPSFNIVVLGGDGVGPEVIAEGIKVLKVIEKHTDVSFNFQEHLFGGCSIDAHNNPLTDETLDAAKKADAIILGAVGGPKWGTGKVRPEQGILRLRKELGTFGNLRPCFFASDSLVEQSPLKADNVRGVNFNIIRELTGGIYFGDRKEDDGDGKAMDTEPYSVEEIERVVRLAGNLASVEEPPVPVWSLDKANVLATSRLWRKTFERIMKDEYPHLKSGTHLIDSAAMLMIKNPRALNGVVVTSNLFGDIISDEASVIPGSLGLLPSASLGGIPDGKTKLNGIYEPIHGSAPDIAGQGIVNPVATILSMSMMFKYSLCLPEYAAKIDEATKIAIDNGVRTRDIGGSSTTSQVGDAIAAELEKLLAK is encoded by the exons ATGCCTTCTTTCAACATTGTAGTACTTGGTG GTGACGGTGTGGGACCGGAG GTCATTGCAGAGGGCATCAAG GTCCTCAAGGTCATTGAGAAGCACACAGATGTTTCGTTCAACTTCCAGGAACACTTGTTTGGTGGT TGCTCGATAGACGCCCACAACAACCCCCTGACCGACGAAACTCTCGACGCGGCGAAGAAGGCCGATGCTATCATTCTCGGTGCTGTTGGCGGGCCG AAATGGGGGACTGGCAAGGTGCGCCCTGAGCAGGGCATTTTGAGGCTGCGCAAGGAGCTCGGAACGTTCGGAAACCTGCGGCCCTGCTTCTTCGCGTCCGACTCTCTGGTGGAGCAATCGCCGCTTAAAGCCGACAATGTCCGCGGCGTCAACTTCAACATCATCCGCGAACTGACCGGCGGTATCTACTTTGGCGACAGGAAAGAGGACGACGGCGATGGCAAGGCCATGGACACGGAGCCCTACAGCGTCGAGGAGATTGAGCGCGTCGTACGGTTAGCCGGAAATCTCGCATCTGTCGAGGAGCCTCCGGTTCCCGTGTGGAGTCTGGACAAGGCGAACGTCCTCGCGACATCGAGGCTATGGAGGAAGACGTTTGAGCGCATCATGAAGGACGAATACCCCCACCTCAAGTCGGGCACCCACCTCATCGACTCGGCGGCTATGCTTATGATCAAGAACCCGAGGGCACTGAACGGTGTGGTTGTGACGAGCAACTTGTTCGGCGACATCATCAGCGATGAAGCCAGTGTCATCCCAGGTAGCTTGGGTCTGCTCCCCAGCGCCAGTCTGGGAGGCATCCCAGACGGCAAGACCAAGCTCAACGGTATCTACGAGCCCATCCACG GCTCCGCGCCCGACATTGCCGGCCAGGGCATCGTCAACCCCGTCGCGACGATTCTGTCGATGAGCATGATGTTCAAGTACTCGCTCTGCCTGCCCGAATATGCCGCCAAGATCGACGAGGCTACCAAGATTGCCATTGACAACGGCGTACGGACAAGGGACATTGGCGGTTCGTCGACGACATCGCAGGTTGGTGATGCGATTGCTGCCGAGCTCGAGAAGCTGTTGGCGAAGTAG